The Myxocyprinus asiaticus isolate MX2 ecotype Aquarium Trade chromosome 4, UBuf_Myxa_2, whole genome shotgun sequence nucleotide sequence tcggccaccatatcggtaattggtgaattttccctctctaaaatcggtatcggtctcaaaaatcccataacgGTTCGGGCTCTACTCCACGcgatggcggtgctccaggtctttcaagccaagctcctcaagcaagtGGACGAGAAAGtctccagagacattcaaagagctccgcaccactacggacttagcgctgcatgccacaaaagtcactgcacaggccattggcaagtcagcgagcaacctggtagttctggattgatacatctggctgaccctcacggaaatgcatGACAAGGAAAAAGCtgctctgttggatgctccagtgtctcttACGGGTATTtcagattgggtgctaaaaacAATCGAACATGggtatacgatccaatttgcacatcAGCCACCCCATTTCAatggcgttctgtcttccacagttTGATCCGAAGACCAGTGTTACAAGCCAAAATAAACAATCTCCTCGTGAAAAGCTGATAGAGATTGTTCTAAATTATCAACCCAAAAAAGGGCTTTACAGCtgctattttcttgtcccaaagaaagacggcgggcttcggccaatcctagatctgagacatttgaatcgtaCACTTGcaaagcacccattcaaaatgattacttgGAAACGGATCCTATCACACGTCCGCCCACGtgactggtttgcatcaatagatctgaaagatgcgtactttcatgtccaaattgtacaacatcacagtttgtttttgagatttgcgttcGAGGGAACAGCATATCAATTAAAACTTCGGAATGTCTCTGGCTCCTTGCACGTTCACAAAGTGCATTGATGCGACTCTTGTCCCTTTGAAACTGAGTGCTGTGCGCATTTTGAACTACCTcaacgattggctgttactgacCCAATCAGAGACTCTGTTATGCctgcacagagacttactgcttcaacatctaaacagcttgggcctcaatgacAACTGGGCAAAGAGCACGCTcttccccagccaacaaatctcctttttgtgcGTCTGCCTCGACTCCGTGTGCAGGGGTGCACCTCACAAGCGAGTGTGTTCAGGCCATTCTgtagtgtctgtctcagttcaaactggggagaacacttccactggggctgtttcagaaagcattggggtTATGGCGGTGGCATGTGCCACGACATGCTTGGCACCATGGGTGCATGCACATCACTATCTCACCGCTGTATAGCTGCTATAGCgccttggacagctcctgccttttACCAATGAGGTGTCATGCTGGGACAGAttttcaggtggaaagtggtgaccacggatgcttccaacactgGTTAGGGGGGCAGTGTGGCccaactttcggcacctggacaggtgcgaggagcacgtggcacatcaaccacccagaactatCGACTGTATTCCTAGCCTTGAAGGTTTTTCAGTCCGAAATAGCGAACTGTCATGttctggttcgctcagacaacatgacagttgtggcatatataaactgccaaggcggaATTCTTTCACTGCCATTGATGAGACTGACTGATCACCTCCTGTGGAGCGAGCGTCATTTCCTTTCTCTGAGTGCGACATATGTCCAGGTCATCTGAATTATGGTGCAGACAGATTGTCACGCTAAGATGTGATACCGGGCGAatagagacttcatcctcagactgtccataggatttgggaaatattcggcaaagcggaaATCAATCTATTTTCCTCAGTGGAGAAcggccactgtcccctctggtactcgaagtcccaagcccaGCTGGGAGCGGACGCACTGGCCCATAAATGGCCTGCGAAACACacatatgcatttcccccagtgtgcAGCCtccactctgtcatatgcaaagccTGAGAGGACAAGGAAGCGATTTCTATTGGTTGCACCCAAGTGGCCCAATCAGTCATGGTTTCCGATAGAGATTTTGGACGGCTCGCCATGGGCAATACTGcagagggatctcctctctcaggtgcaaggcacaatctggcatccccagcccaagctgtggaacctgcatttGTGGCCCCTAAACGGAGCACGCTAAATGTGCCAGAACTTACACATTCAGTTataaacaccattttacaggccagagcgccatccacgagatgcctctatgcgctaaaatggaatgtgttcactgattggtgtctttcgcatggcaaagacccagtgaactgccccatacctgaaattctcatatttattcgagagcgattagatgcaggactcactccgtcaacgctcaaagtttatgtggcaactatatctgcgtatcacgcacctgaagccagcGCCACTATAGGAAACTTGATTTACTCAAAGTTCCTCTAAGTAGCAAGATGGTTAAATCCACCTCAGCCGGCTTCAGTCCCGTAAAAACACTcacccaattggtgttaaagcacactcaacaagaggcatggcctcctcatgggcatgaatgaacggtgtgtctttacaagacatatgttttgcagcagtatggtcttctcaaaacacattcgcaaggttttacaacctagacataacgtcTCTCTGTTATGCCCCACCTTTTAAGTATGggttccccatcattttacacaaccacctgcattcagACTGTTGTAATttcccataaagtcacaagcactttcattataaataaaacttccttcgggactgggtttgtgaaggttttaattcatactatatgactatagttcatatccattctgagtggtcccctcctggcccaacatgagtatcactcacttgcggcatactcatgttggtTGCCATCCCACAGGACTGCggtgtcatgtttcctctctggaaggttatgtcatgtagCACGacatgatgggactctgttccccatatcCGTTAGCagaacgaaatacatgtaacgggattacgtatttaaaatacaaaatataagtaactgtattccactacagttacaatttaaatcattggtaattagaatacagttacattcaaaaagtattttgattactgaagagattactttgcattttattgtcatttgtttcatttaatatttagtcctttcagatggaaaacatttatacatataaatgatgcgatccaaagtgcatttgaacagcggtgaaacactttatgatgtgttacattcatacgagcagacagagaagtttgaagtaagtttggagctgaagaaatataaataaaccttgtgtaaattgtcagctttatgctaagctaaaatgttatttctagccattttacatgcacatgttaccaggcatgatcatatttttttttatcaagaaaattaacattggatcatattttcttttttctagtaagacctttgatattagggcaaaaatattagtcttaataataatttttgtattattttcctgtaaaaatatctaaaaaaccttaaaacaagatcagtttgatttatctcgttttaaaacactgcataagatatttagatttttcagagaatgtatttttaacgtgtattttgtcttactgtactggcagagtttttatagtcaaacaagtgaaaaaaaatctaccagtgctaaagaaataagaatacgttactgaccttgagtaatctaacggaatacattacaatttacattttacagcatgtattctgtaatctgaggtggaatacatttcaaaaggaaccctcccaaccctgggaatgagacattgtgaatgctggccgcactacaagactccgagttctttgaggtgcgagtGATGCGCTCtatgtccctcagtcagaaaattcggaggaatggtgtttgcgcgcctgcttttatagtggacagctttgcgcctaaaagggcggggctcaaacaccatagccaatattagaagttggcattattgtagaaggagtttcaactaggtcgtgtagaaggacactccccatatgcgttagcagaaCGCATTGTCGTTCCCTTCATcccagggaaccgaggttatgtacataaccgagacgattcacagtcagccatgattccataactgtccaataacaagggggtcatgtgatcttaacatggcagcccccattagGGGACcatttccatgtagaataaaacagcttttatcatgttactgatatgactggagtcttcatctcatgagaGTGGTCAGTATTTttacaaatgtttcaaaattactgtaaACTGTACATTTACCTGCCTAGTTTGCAAACAGATAAATAGatgtgaaatattgatttgattttaaattatgtgagaagaaaataATGATACGAGAGACATGATTCTAGCACAGCTTTGTAGGAAATTCAGTCATTTTACTTAATTATTTGACCGCAGAATGCCACAATGGACCTATCTGAATCAAGTATTCCGGAAAGCTGTGTAATAAACATGATTCAATTTTAATAATATGTCTCATTTCAACTTATAACCTATGTTAGTGTGTGCTAAAACCTGTTCCAGTAGGCATCAgatttccatctctctctctttcttcaatTCTCAGTGTATAAGGTATTTGAAAGTGTGGCCAAGAAGTATGACGTGATGAATGATGCCATGAGTTTGGGAATACACCGCCTCTGGAAAGACACGCTTCTGCACATAATGAATCCTCAGCCTGGACTGCGGTTATTGGACACAGCTGGTGGCACTGGTAAATCACAGATATTGGCTTTTCTCCACACTTTTGCTGTTCGTTGTAGTCTGAGCACTTGGTATAGTATGTTATTAGATAACTTGGTACATATCAAGGATTTAATCCATGCTAAGTTGTGTAAAGACTCAATTTTATCATAGTAGGTAAGTTTTCATAGAAAGCAacactttttaaatagtttttctctGCATTTAAGTGCTTGGATGAAACTCTCTTTTATATAAGGTGGCATCTATTGTATTTTTGCAAAGCTTATAAGAAAGTGTCCTATGTGTATGATGTCTGCAtggacaaagatttttagagtgATGAAGAAATTAAAGTTTTACTGTAAATACGTTCCCGTCTTTGTGTTGTTCAACTCTAGGTGACATCTCTTTCCGCTTCCTGGAGTACACACGCTCGATGTATGATCGTCAGCAGAGGCAGAGAGCGCGGTCCAATCAATCGCCATCATGGCAGGACCTTGCCGGTCATTATAAGACAGATGAGGCAGCGCCTCCGCAGTCCCGGGCGGTGGTGTGTGACATCAACAAAGAGATGCTTAAAGTCGGTAAACAGAGGGCAGAGAAAGCAGGAATCGTCACAGGTACAGTCACCTTTATCCTCAGACATTGATCGTTGCACCAGACACCAAAACTCAAAGGATATGGTTTTGTTGTCCTGTGTTTGCAGGCCTCTCATGGGTCGTGGGTGATGCAGAGGAGCTCCCGTTCAATGACGATCAGTTCGACTTATACACTATTGCATTTGGCATCAGAAATGTCACTCACATAGAGCAAGTAAAGACTTTATACTCTTTCCTTCTCCACATTTCTTAACACAGAGTAATACTTGACTGAAATACCTTTCAGTCCTCATGTGTGCTTGGAAATCTAGCCTGAATTTCTCTGCAACCCAGTTAATAGTGCTCCATCTGTTCAAATATATATAGACTGAATATTATATGTCATTTGAGATTGTGTCTCTGTCTGTAGGCTCTAGAAGAGGCTTTCCGAGTCCTTAAACCAGGTGGAAGATTCTTGTGTTTAGAATTCAGCAAAGTGTCGAACCCTCTGCTTGCAAGGTCATGGGAAACCTTTACAATCCATTTACTGGttatcataatgtttttttttttttttgtttttttttacaaagtaatagtaataaaatatataaactcagcaaaaaaagaagtgtccctttttcaagacactgtattttaaagaattttgtaaaaatccaaataactttacagatctttattgtaaagggttgaaataatgtttttcatgcttgttcaatgaaccatatgaacatgcacctgtggaacggtcgttaagacacaacagcttacagacggtaggcaattaaggtcatagttataaaaacttaggatactaaagagacctttctactgactctgaaaaacacgaaaagaaagatgcccagggtccctgctcatctgcgtgaacgtacCTTagtcatgctgcatggaggcatgaggactgcagatgtggccaggacaataaattgcaatgtccgtactgagACGCcgaagacagcgctacagggagacaggaaggacagctgatcgtcctcgcagtggcagaccacgtgtaacaacacctgcacaggatcggtacatccgaatatcacacctgcgggacaggtacatgatggcaacaacaactgcccgagttacaccaggaacacacaatccccccatcagtgctcagactgtctgcgataggctgagagaggctggactgagggcttgtaggcctgttgtaaggtccttaccagacatcaccggcaacaacgtcgcctatgggcacaaacccaccttcgctggaccagacaggactggcaaaaagtgctcttcactgacgagtcgcaattttgtctcaccaggggtgatggtcagactagcgtttattgtcgaaggaatgagtgttacaacGAGGCCTGTACTATGGAGCGTGATCGATTTGGAGTTGGAGGGTCCAACATAGCATAATCGGACTgagtttgttgtcattgcaggcaatctcaacgctgtgcgttacagggaagacatcctcctccctcatgtggtacccatCCTGctggctcatcctgacatgaccctccagcatgacaatgccaccagccatactgctcgttctgtgcatgatttcctgcaagacaggaatgtcagtgttctgccatggccagcgaagagcctggatctcaatcccattgagcacgtctgggacctgttggattggagggtgagggctagggccattccccctagaaatgtccgggaacttgcaagtgccttggtggaagagtaacatctcacagcaagaactggcaaatctggtgcagtccatgaggaggagatgcactgcagtacttattgcagctggtggccacaccagatactgactgttacttttgattttacaGTGTACAGTTTACAGTTTTATAATGCACAGGTTTTGCTTTTTCGAaagggaaattggtactttaattcaccaaagtggcattcaactgatcacaaagtattgtcaaaacattactgatgaaaaaacagcaccatcactatttgaaaaaagtctttttttttttttctttttttttatcaaatctagacaggccccatttacagcagccatcactccaacaccttatccttgagtattaatgctaaattgctaatttggtacaagaaaatcacttgccattatatcaaacacagctgaaagctatttggttcgctaaatgaagcttaacattgtctttgtgtttgtttttgagttgccacggtatgcaatagactggcatgtcttaaggtcaatattaggtcaaaaatggcaaaaaagaaaccactttctctagaaactcgtcagtcaaaaatggcaaaaaagaaaccgctttctctagaaactcgtcattcatgaaggctatacaatgcttgaattgccaaaaaactgaagatttcatacaaaggtgtatactacagatttcaaagacaaaggacaactgactaacaaggacagaatgagatgtggaaggccagatgtacaactaaacaagaggataagtacatcagagtctctagtttgagaactctcacatgtcctcagctgacagcttcattgaattctacctgctcaacatcagtttcatgtacaacagtaaagagaagactcaggggtgctggccttatgggaaaaattgcaaaggaaaaagccacttttgaaacagaaaaagaaaaggttaagagtatgcaaagaaacacagacattggacaacagataattggaaaagagtgttagggatcttaaccccattgagcttttgtgggatcagctagagtgcctgacaagacagccacatctatggcaagtgctacaagaagtatggggtgaaatgtcacctgggtatctggacaaactgacagctagaatgccaaggatctgcaaagctgtcattgctgcacatggaggatttttttgatgagaactctttgaagtagtttaagaagttctgaattttgttttcaaattgtaatagtaatttttcactttattaatgtcctaactatacactgtgatcagttgaatgccactttggtgaataaaaataacaatttctttccataagagcaaaatctgtacgttattccaatcttttggccacctgtgtgtgtgtatatatgtatgtgtgccacaacattaaaaccacctgcctaatattgtgtaggtccccaaaACAGCATCAAACCACATctcggaatagcattctgagatactgttgttctcaacacaattgtacagagcggttatccgagttaccgtagactttgtcagttcaaaccagtctggtcattctctgacacctctcatcaaggcatttccgtccacagctaaattgagtaaattctagagactgttgtgcgtgaaaatcccaggagatcaacagttacagaaatactcaaaccagcccatctggcaccaaccacatgccacagtccaaatcattgagatcacatttttcccccattctgatggttgatgtgaaacgccttgttgatgatagaggtcaactgagaatggccagactggttcaaactgacaagatctacggtaactcagataaccgctctgtacaattgtggtgagaagaatagcatctcagaatgctattctgagatgcgagttggtgctgttttggcggcacgagggggacctacacaatattaggcaggtggttttaatgttgtgactgatcggtgtgtgtgtgtgtgtgtgtgtgtgtgtgtgtgtgtgtgtgtatatatatatatatatatatatatatatatatatatatatatatatatttttttttttagaatcctaataCTGCCACACAAAAATTGCCAGATGTTTAGGGGATCTTAAGCTGGTACACACAGTGTATGGTTAATGTAAATTGTTCAATGTTTTGTGGTATTTTTACAGGCTGTATGACACGTATAGTTTTCAGATGATCCCTGTGTTGGGTGAAGTGATCGCCGGAGACTGGAAATCATACCAGTATCTGGTGGAGAGCATCCGGAAATTCCCTGACcaggtaaaaaaaaatccacattttGTTCTCTATTTTATAAATTCGATGCCACTACAATAAAATGTTAGTAATAAACAAGGCAGAGTTTGCTTATGTCTGTCTTGCATGTTTTGCCTGCAGTGATAGGTCTTCAAGCAGGTTTTGATTTTTGCAAAAGTTTTGCATTAGGATAGTCAGCATTACTCTAAAAGGAGAATTTGGTCAATTTTGGGGATTTCAGATTAATTAATGTACCCtttattaagggtttataaagaggtTCATTGTTAACAGTTTAAGAAGAGGTTCATTTAATGACTATACATGCTGCTATAACTACATATAAATG carries:
- the LOC127439588 gene encoding 2-methoxy-6-polyprenyl-1,4-benzoquinol methylase, mitochondrial isoform X1 is translated as MATSIRTLVLRVLGDSTRNIHHVLGSRVKHSFCNAGITVCRGYSDGKSTHFGFETVPEEDKAERVYKVFESVAKKYDVMNDAMSLGIHRLWKDTLLHIMNPQPGLRLLDTAGGTGDISFRFLEYTRSMYDRQQRQRARSNQSPSWQDLAGHYKTDEAAPPQSRAVVCDINKEMLKVGKQRAEKAGIVTGLSWVVGDAEELPFNDDQFDLYTIAFGIRNVTHIEQALEEAFRVLKPGGRFLCLEFSKVSNPLLARLYDTYSFQMIPVLGEVIAGDWKSYQYLVESIRKFPDQETFKEMIEGAGFFCVQYFNLTGGIVAIHSGFKL
- the LOC127439588 gene encoding 2-methoxy-6-polyprenyl-1,4-benzoquinol methylase, mitochondrial isoform X2, which translates into the protein MATSIRTLVLRVLGDSTRNIHHVLGSRVKHSFCNAGITVCRGYSDGKSTHFGFETVPEEDKAERVYKVFESVAKKYDVMNDAMSLGIHRLWKDTLLHIMNPQPGLRLLDTAGGTGDISFRFLEYTRSMYDRQQRQRARSNQSPSWQDLAGHYKTDEAAPPQSRAVVCDINKEMLKVGKQRAEKAGIVTGLSWVVGDAEELPFNDDQFDLYTIAFGIRNVTHIELYDTYSFQMIPVLGEVIAGDWKSYQYLVESIRKFPDQETFKEMIEGAGFFCVQYFNLTGGIVAIHSGFKL